GCGGGTAGCGATAACGATTTCATCCTTGTTTCTGGCAACATTTTCTGCGATTTCCTGTATGATGCCGGCGGGATGAGCAGGCCTGGCAATAATAACGCTGCCCTGCCTGAAAAAAGTCATACCATCATGAATCTCTGGCTCGACGGGTTGACAGAAGGCAAAGACAACCTTGTGATTGAATATTTCTTTCACAAGTGGATTATCACTGCCCTTTTTCATTGCCGCATCAATTGTTTCAAAAATCTTCATTTCAGATTCCTGAAGGTCCAGTGATTTGCCCACCTCGGCAAAATGTATCATTTTCAGAACCTTTCCAAACCTGGAATGCCCGGCATTCTGCAGGAACCGGCTGAAATTATCCTGTTCAAGATAAAATAGACTGTTTTCCGGTAGAAAACGGGCCAGATCACCGTATTGAGCTGGGCCAATCCGCCAGACAAGCAGATAAACAACGACCAGCAATAAAGATAACAAGGTCAGGAGGGTATTCTGTTTCACTGGATGTTCCTCGAAAGAGTTGGTCTCAGGCCAACCGACGATATTGGATGGCTTCCGCGATATGGTTGGCGCCGATTGACTCTCTGCCATCCATATCCGCAATTGTTCGGGCAATCTTTAAAATTCGATGATAGGCTCTGGCCGACAGTCCCAATCTGTCGACACTTTTTTCCAGAAGTGCCGAAGAAGCTGCATCGGTTTTACAGAACTGTTCCACCTGCCTTGAGTTCATCTGGCTGTTACAGTATACAGCAGGCCAATCACCAAATCGTTTTTTTTGTATTGTCCTTGCAGCATCAACCCGCGCTTTCACCTGCAGGGATGTTTCCGTCTGCTCATTGCTGCTTATTTCATTGTAATTGAGCGCCGGAACTTCCAGATGAATATCAATCCGATCCAGGAGAGGGCCGGAAATTCTGCTTTCATATTTGTGAATCTGCACACTTGTACAGTTGCAGCGATTTTTGCTGTCCCATAAAACCCGCAGGGACATGGATTCATGGCAGCAAACAGGGAAAACCTTGCCGGGAAAGTCAGGGCCATTTTAGCGCGTACAATGGTTACCGTCCCCTCCTCCACGGGCTGTCTTAAAAGTTCCAGAACATTTTTCTTAAATTCCGGCAGTTCATCAAGAAAAAGAACCCCGTTGTGGGCCAGAGACACTTCTCCAGGCCTGGGTGAGGTTCCACCCCCGATCAGCCCTGCATCCGAGATGGAATGGTGGGGAGCGCGAAAAGGGCGTGCAGTGCAGAGCAGGCTTTCCCCGGCTTTCTTTCCGGCAATCGAATATATTTTGGTGGTTTCCAGAATTTCATCAAGACTCATATCCGGAAGAATTGTGGGAAATCTCTTGGCCAGCATTGTTTTTCCAGAGCCTGGTGGTCCTTTCAGAAGAACATTGTGACCGCCGGATGCGGCAATCTCAAGGGCTCTTTTCACATGTTTCTGCCCTTTAATATCCGAAAAATCAACTCCGTACTCAACATTTTCCGTCAGGGGTGTCCCACTGAGGGGTGGAATTGGTGAAATATCCACCAGACCGGCTAGATACTCGACAACTTCCGGCAATGTCGATACGGGAATCACATCAATCCCAGGCGGGCTCACCCGTGCCTCCTCCATATTTTCCACAGGGACAATTATTTTCGAGATACCCTGTTCTCTTGCCGCCAGTATCATGGGAAGAACCCCGTTCACCTTTCTGACACCACCGTCAAGGGACAATTCTCCGACAATACAGAAGGTCTTATGGCGTGATCTGTCCATGACCAGGGTTTCAGTTGCCTCAAGAATGCCGACGGCAATAGGGAGATCAAATCCAGAACCCTCCTTTTTGATATCGGCCGGGGCCAGATTGACTGTTATCTTCCTGCTTGGAAACTCATAACCACAGTTTTTGATCGCAGCCTTGACCCTGTCTCTGCTCTCCCGTACAGCACTGTCAGGTAAACCTACAGTTGCAAAAACCGGCAGACCAAGGGCCACATCAACTTCCACCTCAATCAGCCAGCCATGGATACCAATAACCGTACATCCTGTAATTTTAGAAAGCATTCAATCCCTGTTCACTGATATTTTTCATCACATTCATTCGTAGTAGGAAACCACTTCCTGATCATATTCACCATTCTTCTCTTCATATATATGCAATGGGCGCATGATATCAACACCTGGACCACCGTTTTTAAGGAAACTGATCAGGACAAGTTCCGCGCTCTTTCCCCTGCCGGGATAGCTGTAAACAAACCTGATCTGTTTTGGCTCAAGGCCGTACTTTTTCGCATCCTGTATCAGTTCAGCCAGTTCAGTTGCCGGATAAATAAAATAAACCGAGCCCCGATTTTTTACTGCCGCTGCAGCCACAGCCAGAAATTCAGTGAGTGAACAGGAAATCTGATGGCGGGCAAGCAGGGATTCCTCATTGACTGAAACCCTCCCGCGGCCGGAACGATAAAAGGGGGGATTACAGATAACCTTTGAAAATGACCCACGCTGGCAATAATCAAAAAGATTCCTGATATCTGCTCGATATACAGAACAGCTTCTGTCAAAACCGTTAGCCATGAAATTTTTTTCGGTCAGGGCGGCCAGAGAAATCTGAATTTCAACAGCAGTGATCGATGCAATCCTGCTGCCATGTCTATACATGAGAATAAGTCCGAGAATACCGCATCCACTACCCAAATCCAGAATGCAGTCTCCCTTTTTCACCGTCGTAAAATGAGCCAGAAGTACTGAATCAATCGAAAATCGATAGCCCTCTTTATGCTGGTAACAGACAAGTCTGCCGTTAAAAAGTGTATCTTCGGTAAGCTCACGGTTTTCCCTGTCATGATCGACCATTAATTACCACCTTTTTTTCCTCTCCACTCTTGATAAAAACCACATCTCCAAATAAGCTGCGTTTTATGAATGATGGACTCGTAAAAACTCCGATCTACTGCGTTGTGGGGTGATCGTGTAATGCTCGACGTACTCTATGTACGCCTGCGCTTACACGACACCGCCACGCCTTGTATATCGAAGTTTTTCCAGAGTCCATCTGAGAACGTTGAACGACTTTTTACGAGATCATCATGAATATTTATTTTAAAAAAAAAGTGCTTTAAAGGGGTGGACGTATTAAATAACTCTACCTATACATTTTAATTCGTGAGCGAAAACCTCACCTCAGCAAGTGATTTGTCTGAATTAATTTATGTTAAATATTTTAACCGTATTTTCAACATATTAAAAAAATAAATTCACAAAGCGGTCTCGAAATCAGACAGACCATAAATGTGAAGCAATGAACTCCCACCTGAAGGAGCTGAAGATACCATGTATGATATTTTTATAAAAACCCATTTTGCCGGTGCCCATCATTTACGCGACTATCCCGGAGACTGCGAAAAGCCCCATGGGCATAACTGGAAGGTCGAAGTCATGGTCCGTGCGGCAGAACTTGACAACTGCGGTATGGGTATCGATTTTAAAATTTTAAAAAGAATCGTAAAGGAGGTTATTGACAAACTCGATCATCATGACCTCAATACCCTTCCCTGGTTCCAGGAAAAAAACCCTTCTTCGGAGCATATAGCCGAATTCATTTTTGAAGGTGTCAGTGATCTGCTCCCCGACGACAACTGTTCTCTGCAGAGAGTCATGGTCATGGAAACAGATAGCCAGGGACTCTATTATTACGGTAAATAAATATATTCACATACAATGTTCAGAAACAAGGATTCTTTATGCTGACCCTTGATACAGTA
The DNA window shown above is from Desulfomarina profundi and carries:
- the queD gene encoding 6-carboxytetrahydropterin synthase QueD, encoding MYDIFIKTHFAGAHHLRDYPGDCEKPHGHNWKVEVMVRAAELDNCGMGIDFKILKRIVKEVIDKLDHHDLNTLPWFQEKNPSSEHIAEFIFEGVSDLLPDDNCSLQRVMVMETDSQGLYYYGK
- a CDS encoding tRNA1(Val) (adenine(37)-N6)-methyltransferase produces the protein MVDHDRENRELTEDTLFNGRLVCYQHKEGYRFSIDSVLLAHFTTVKKGDCILDLGSGCGILGLILMYRHGSRIASITAVEIQISLAALTEKNFMANGFDRSCSVYRADIRNLFDYCQRGSFSKVICNPPFYRSGRGRVSVNEESLLARHQISCSLTEFLAVAAAAVKNRGSVYFIYPATELAELIQDAKKYGLEPKQIRFVYSYPGRGKSAELVLISFLKNGGPGVDIMRPLHIYEEKNGEYDQEVVSYYE